From a single Carassius gibelio isolate Cgi1373 ecotype wild population from Czech Republic chromosome A18, carGib1.2-hapl.c, whole genome shotgun sequence genomic region:
- the si:ch211-218c6.8 gene encoding apoptosis facilitator Bcl-2-like protein 14 isoform X2, whose amino-acid sequence MSPRPIVQTALWGYSWRRKSVGVFHTMEDDSPLITCSDEYRLLETYCQKRRKRESRARSMKSACMYSLGAQSDDEQFGDVAEKLTQIVDKGLLGEELLHNVDKRLLVDEGLESDGDLGVKDVDQDVIDKLIDLLKKSGDNLNERIQSNHELLGYLQRTFTYDLFKKLTKAFITSVVPEYLQSKRKREQIALAFEVTSRLKALDLHPMNRAMGYGAQYLQENFAPWVKQHGGWEKAFDDDDDEEVH is encoded by the exons atgtcgccccgccccatcgtccagactgcactctggggttactcgtGGCGTCGG AAATCAGTGGGTGTTTTTCACACGATGGAAGACGATTCACCTTTAATAACTTGTAGTGATGAATATCGACTTCTTGAAACATACTGtcagaagaggaggaagagggagtCCCGTGCCAGATCAATGAAAAGTGCATGTATGTACAGTCTGGGGGCACAATCAG atgatgagcaatttggtgatgtGGCTGAAAAACTCACCCAGATTGTAGACAAGGGACTTCTTGGTGAAGAACTACTCCATAATGTAGACAAAAGACTTCTTGTTGACGAAGGACTAGAGTCGGATGGTG ACCTAGGTGTTAAAGATGTTGACCAAGATGTTATAGACAAGCTTATTGACTTGCTGAAGAAATCAGGGGACAACTTAAATGAAAGG ATTCAGAGCAACCATGAGCTTTTAGGATACCTGCAGCGTACTTTCACTTACGACTTGTTTAAAAAACTGACCAAAGCCTTTATCACGAGTGTGGTCCCAGAATATTTGCAGAGCAAAAGGAAACGCGAGCAGATCGCCCTGGCCTTTGAGGTCACCAGCAGACTCAAAGCCCTGGACCTACACCCCATGAACAGGGCCATGGGATACGGAGCTCAGTACCTGCAGGAGAATTTTGCTCCCTGGGTTAAACAGCACGGTGGTTGG GAGAAAGCCTTTGACGACGACGATGATGAGGAAGTCCATTGA
- the si:ch211-218c6.8 gene encoding apoptosis facilitator Bcl-2-like protein 14 isoform X4, which translates to MEDDSPLITCSDEYRLLETYCQKRRKRESRARSMKSACMYSLGAQSDDEQFGDVAEKLTQIVDKGLLGEELLHNVDKRLLVDEGLESDGDLGVKDVDQDVIDKLIDLLKKSGDNLNERIQSNHELLGYLQRTFTYDLFKKLTKAFITSVVPEYLQSKRKREQIALAFEVTSRLKALDLHPMNRAMGYGAQYLQENFAPWVKQHGGWEKAFDDDDDEEVH; encoded by the exons ATGGAAGACGATTCACCTTTAATAACTTGTAGTGATGAATATCGACTTCTTGAAACATACTGtcagaagaggaggaagagggagtCCCGTGCCAGATCAATGAAAAGTGCATGTATGTACAGTCTGGGGGCACAATCAG atgatgagcaatttggtgatgtGGCTGAAAAACTCACCCAGATTGTAGACAAGGGACTTCTTGGTGAAGAACTACTCCATAATGTAGACAAAAGACTTCTTGTTGACGAAGGACTAGAGTCGGATGGTG ACCTAGGTGTTAAAGATGTTGACCAAGATGTTATAGACAAGCTTATTGACTTGCTGAAGAAATCAGGGGACAACTTAAATGAAAGG ATTCAGAGCAACCATGAGCTTTTAGGATACCTGCAGCGTACTTTCACTTACGACTTGTTTAAAAAACTGACCAAAGCCTTTATCACGAGTGTGGTCCCAGAATATTTGCAGAGCAAAAGGAAACGCGAGCAGATCGCCCTGGCCTTTGAGGTCACCAGCAGACTCAAAGCCCTGGACCTACACCCCATGAACAGGGCCATGGGATACGGAGCTCAGTACCTGCAGGAGAATTTTGCTCCCTGGGTTAAACAGCACGGTGGTTGG GAGAAAGCCTTTGACGACGACGATGATGAGGAAGTCCATTGA
- the si:ch211-218c6.8 gene encoding apoptosis facilitator Bcl-2-like protein 14 isoform X3, with protein sequence MSPRPIVQTALWGYSWRRQKSVGVFHTMEDDSPLITCSDEYRLLETYCQKRRKRESRARSMKSAYDEQFGDVAEKLTQIVDKGLLGEELLHNVDKRLLVDEGLESDGDLGVKDVDQDVIDKLIDLLKKSGDNLNERIQSNHELLGYLQRTFTYDLFKKLTKAFITSVVPEYLQSKRKREQIALAFEVTSRLKALDLHPMNRAMGYGAQYLQENFAPWVKQHGGWEKAFDDDDDEEVH encoded by the exons atgtcgccccgccccatcgtccagactgcactctggggttactcgtGGCGTCGG CAGAAATCAGTGGGTGTTTTTCACACGATGGAAGACGATTCACCTTTAATAACTTGTAGTGATGAATATCGACTTCTTGAAACATACTGtcagaagaggaggaagagggagtCCCGTGCCAGATCAATGAAAAGTGCAT atgatgagcaatttggtgatgtGGCTGAAAAACTCACCCAGATTGTAGACAAGGGACTTCTTGGTGAAGAACTACTCCATAATGTAGACAAAAGACTTCTTGTTGACGAAGGACTAGAGTCGGATGGTG ACCTAGGTGTTAAAGATGTTGACCAAGATGTTATAGACAAGCTTATTGACTTGCTGAAGAAATCAGGGGACAACTTAAATGAAAGG ATTCAGAGCAACCATGAGCTTTTAGGATACCTGCAGCGTACTTTCACTTACGACTTGTTTAAAAAACTGACCAAAGCCTTTATCACGAGTGTGGTCCCAGAATATTTGCAGAGCAAAAGGAAACGCGAGCAGATCGCCCTGGCCTTTGAGGTCACCAGCAGACTCAAAGCCCTGGACCTACACCCCATGAACAGGGCCATGGGATACGGAGCTCAGTACCTGCAGGAGAATTTTGCTCCCTGGGTTAAACAGCACGGTGGTTGG GAGAAAGCCTTTGACGACGACGATGATGAGGAAGTCCATTGA
- the si:ch211-218c6.8 gene encoding apoptosis facilitator Bcl-2-like protein 14 isoform X1 has translation MSPRPIVQTALWGYSWRRQKSVGVFHTMEDDSPLITCSDEYRLLETYCQKRRKRESRARSMKSACMYSLGAQSDDEQFGDVAEKLTQIVDKGLLGEELLHNVDKRLLVDEGLESDGDLGVKDVDQDVIDKLIDLLKKSGDNLNERIQSNHELLGYLQRTFTYDLFKKLTKAFITSVVPEYLQSKRKREQIALAFEVTSRLKALDLHPMNRAMGYGAQYLQENFAPWVKQHGGWEKAFDDDDDEEVH, from the exons atgtcgccccgccccatcgtccagactgcactctggggttactcgtGGCGTCGG CAGAAATCAGTGGGTGTTTTTCACACGATGGAAGACGATTCACCTTTAATAACTTGTAGTGATGAATATCGACTTCTTGAAACATACTGtcagaagaggaggaagagggagtCCCGTGCCAGATCAATGAAAAGTGCATGTATGTACAGTCTGGGGGCACAATCAG atgatgagcaatttggtgatgtGGCTGAAAAACTCACCCAGATTGTAGACAAGGGACTTCTTGGTGAAGAACTACTCCATAATGTAGACAAAAGACTTCTTGTTGACGAAGGACTAGAGTCGGATGGTG ACCTAGGTGTTAAAGATGTTGACCAAGATGTTATAGACAAGCTTATTGACTTGCTGAAGAAATCAGGGGACAACTTAAATGAAAGG ATTCAGAGCAACCATGAGCTTTTAGGATACCTGCAGCGTACTTTCACTTACGACTTGTTTAAAAAACTGACCAAAGCCTTTATCACGAGTGTGGTCCCAGAATATTTGCAGAGCAAAAGGAAACGCGAGCAGATCGCCCTGGCCTTTGAGGTCACCAGCAGACTCAAAGCCCTGGACCTACACCCCATGAACAGGGCCATGGGATACGGAGCTCAGTACCTGCAGGAGAATTTTGCTCCCTGGGTTAAACAGCACGGTGGTTGG GAGAAAGCCTTTGACGACGACGATGATGAGGAAGTCCATTGA